The following proteins are encoded in a genomic region of Danio rerio strain Tuebingen ecotype United States chromosome 16, GRCz12tu, whole genome shotgun sequence:
- the dtnbp1a gene encoding dysbindin-A isoform X1: protein MFENFREKLQTVQQDFTSGIKTLSDKSKEAKVKKKQRRDEYLPQYSAGVELLSRYEDTWVALHKRAKESAKSGETVDGEVVMLCAHWEKRRGAVLELQEQLQQIPTFLSDLETITSRIAHLEADFEEMESRLVYLEDLCAQCEHQRFKQFQILQLENYKKKKRKELESCKAELDAEHAQKVLEMEHAQQVKLKERQKYFEEAFQQDMEQYLSTGYLQITDRRDPLGSMSSMEVNVDLLEQMDLTDVSDHEALDVFLSSVGEESSAVSPDAAGGPSLEPGSSPSDISLKVPSQSELRHNISSISSSCTDTVSGTTEGPDEEESSSGDSPLVQSDEEEVHADTALMGLPETEALKSSDDSDTQAP from the exons ATGTTTGAGAATTTCAGAGAGAAGCTGCAAACGGTGCAGCAGGACTTCACATCAGG AATCAAAACTCTGAGTGACAAGTCAAAGGAGGCTAAAGTAAAGAAGAAACAAAG AAGAGATGAGTACCTTCCCCAATATTCTGCTGGAGTAGAATTACTCAGTCG ATATGAAGACACGTGGGTGGCTCTTCATAAACGGGCTAAAGAGAGTGCTAAGTCTGGTGAA ACAGTGGACGGGGAGGTTGTGATGCTGTGCGCACACTGGGAGAAGAGACGGGGAGCTGTGCTGGAGCTGCAGGAGCAACTACAGCAGATCCCGACTTTCCTCTCAGACCTGGAGACCATCACCTCACGTATCG CTCATCTGGAAGCTGACTTTGAGGAGATGGAGAGTCGTCTTGTATATCTGGAGGATTTGTGTGCTCAGTGTGAACATCAGCGCTTTAAGCAATTTCAGATACTGCAGCTGGAGAactataagaaaaagaaaag gaaAGAACTTGAGTCCTGCAAAG CGGAGCTCGATGCAGAACATGCCCAGAAAGTGCTGGAGATGGAGCATGCGCAGCAGGTCAAGCTAAAGGAGCGGCAGAAGTACTTTGAAGAGGCGTTTCAGCAAGACATGGAGCAGTACCTCTCCACAGGATACCTGCAGATCACCGACAGGAGAG ATCCATTAGGCAGTATGTCCTCAATGGAGGTGAATGTTGACCTGCTGGAGCAAATGGACCTGACAGATGTGTCTGACCACGAGGCTCTGGATGTTTTCCTCAGCTCTGTAGGGGAAGAAAGCAGCGCTGTGTCTCCCGATGCAG CAGGAGGCCCTTCTCTAGAGCCCGGCTCATCTCCATCTGACATCAGCCTGAAGGTGCCCTCACAGAGCGAGCTCCGGCACAACATCTCCTCCATCTCCTCATCCTGCACCGACACCGTCAGCGGCACCACCGAAGGTCCAGACGAAGAGGAGAGCAGCAGCGGAGACTCGCCACTTGTTCAGTCTGACGAGGAGGAGGTACATGCTGACACTGCCCTCATGGGCCTCCCCGAAACAGAGGCGCTCAAAAGCTCAGACGACAGCGACACACAGGCCCCCTAG
- the dtnbp1a gene encoding dysbindin-A (The RefSeq protein has 1 substitution compared to this genomic sequence), which produces MFENFREKLQTVQQDFTSGIKTLSDKSKEAKVKKKQRRDEYLPQYSAGVELLSRYEDTWVALHKRAKESAKSGETVDGEVVMLCAHWEKRRGAVLELQEQLQQIPTFLSDLETITSRIAHLEADFEEMESRLVYLEDLCAQCEHQRFKQFQILQLENYKKKKRKELESCKAELDAEHAQKVLEMEHAQQVKLKERRKYFEEAFQQDMEQYLSTGYLQITDRRDPLGSMSSMEVNVDLLEQMDLTDVSDHEALDVFLSSVGEESSAVSPDAGGPSLEPGSSPSDISLKVPSQSELRHNISSISSSCTDTVSGTTEGPDEEESSSGDSPLVQSDEEEVHADTALMGLPETEALKSSDDSDTQAP; this is translated from the exons ATGTTTGAGAATTTCAGAGAGAAGCTGCAAACGGTGCAGCAGGACTTCACATCAGG AATCAAAACTCTGAGTGACAAGTCAAAGGAGGCTAAAGTAAAGAAGAAACAAAG AAGAGATGAGTACCTTCCCCAATATTCTGCTGGAGTAGAATTACTCAGTCG ATATGAAGACACGTGGGTGGCTCTTCATAAACGGGCTAAAGAGAGTGCTAAGTCTGGTGAA ACAGTGGACGGGGAGGTTGTGATGCTGTGCGCACACTGGGAGAAGAGACGGGGAGCTGTGCTGGAGCTGCAGGAGCAACTACAGCAGATCCCGACTTTCCTCTCAGACCTGGAGACCATCACCTCACGTATCG CTCATCTGGAAGCTGACTTTGAGGAGATGGAGAGTCGTCTTGTATATCTGGAGGATTTGTGTGCTCAGTGTGAACATCAGCGCTTTAAGCAATTTCAGATACTGCAGCTGGAGAactataagaaaaagaaaag gaaAGAACTTGAGTCCTGCAAAG CGGAGCTCGATGCAGAACATGCCCAGAAAGTGCTGGAGATGGAGCATGCGCAGCAGGTCAAGCTAAAGGAGCGGCAGAAGTACTTTGAAGAGGCGTTTCAGCAAGACATGGAGCAGTACCTCTCCACAGGATACCTGCAGATCACCGACAGGAGAG ATCCATTAGGCAGTATGTCCTCAATGGAGGTGAATGTTGACCTGCTGGAGCAAATGGACCTGACAGATGTGTCTGACCACGAGGCTCTGGATGTTTTCCTCAGCTCTGTAGGGGAAGAAAGCAGCGCTGTGTCTCCCGATGCAG GAGGCCCTTCTCTAGAGCCCGGCTCATCTCCATCTGACATCAGCCTGAAGGTGCCCTCACAGAGCGAGCTCCGGCACAACATCTCCTCCATCTCCTCATCCTGCACCGACACCGTCAGCGGCACCACCGAAGGTCCAGACGAAGAGGAGAGCAGCAGCGGAGACTCGCCACTTGTTCAGTCTGACGAGGAGGAGGTACATGCTGACACTGCCCTCATGGGCCTCCCCGAAACAGAGGCGCTCAAAAGCTCAGACGACAGCGACACACAGGCCCCCTAG
- the dtnbp1a gene encoding dysbindin-A isoform X6 — protein sequence MFENFREKLQTVQQDFTSGIKTLSDKSKEAKVKKKQRDEYLPQYSAGVELLSRYEDTWVALHKRAKESAKSGETVDGEVVMLCAHWEKRRGAVLELQEQLQQIPTFLSDLETITSRIAHLEADFEEMESRLVYLEDLCAQCEHQRFKQFQILQLENYKKKKRKELESCKAELDAEHAQKVLEMEHAQQVKLKERQKYFEEAFQQDMEQYLSTGYLQITDRRGSMSSMEVNVDLLEQMDLTDVSDHEALDVFLSSVGEESSAVSPDAAGGPSLEPGSSPSDISLKVPSQSELRHNISSISSSCTDTVSGTTEGPDEEESSSGDSPLVQSDEEEVHADTALMGLPETEALKSSDDSDTQAP from the exons ATGTTTGAGAATTTCAGAGAGAAGCTGCAAACGGTGCAGCAGGACTTCACATCAGG AATCAAAACTCTGAGTGACAAGTCAAAGGAGGCTAAAGTAAAGAAGAAACAAAG AGATGAGTACCTTCCCCAATATTCTGCTGGAGTAGAATTACTCAGTCG ATATGAAGACACGTGGGTGGCTCTTCATAAACGGGCTAAAGAGAGTGCTAAGTCTGGTGAA ACAGTGGACGGGGAGGTTGTGATGCTGTGCGCACACTGGGAGAAGAGACGGGGAGCTGTGCTGGAGCTGCAGGAGCAACTACAGCAGATCCCGACTTTCCTCTCAGACCTGGAGACCATCACCTCACGTATCG CTCATCTGGAAGCTGACTTTGAGGAGATGGAGAGTCGTCTTGTATATCTGGAGGATTTGTGTGCTCAGTGTGAACATCAGCGCTTTAAGCAATTTCAGATACTGCAGCTGGAGAactataagaaaaagaaaag gaaAGAACTTGAGTCCTGCAAAG CGGAGCTCGATGCAGAACATGCCCAGAAAGTGCTGGAGATGGAGCATGCGCAGCAGGTCAAGCTAAAGGAGCGGCAGAAGTACTTTGAAGAGGCGTTTCAGCAAGACATGGAGCAGTACCTCTCCACAGGATACCTGCAGATCACCGACAGGAGAG GCAGTATGTCCTCAATGGAGGTGAATGTTGACCTGCTGGAGCAAATGGACCTGACAGATGTGTCTGACCACGAGGCTCTGGATGTTTTCCTCAGCTCTGTAGGGGAAGAAAGCAGCGCTGTGTCTCCCGATGCAG CAGGAGGCCCTTCTCTAGAGCCCGGCTCATCTCCATCTGACATCAGCCTGAAGGTGCCCTCACAGAGCGAGCTCCGGCACAACATCTCCTCCATCTCCTCATCCTGCACCGACACCGTCAGCGGCACCACCGAAGGTCCAGACGAAGAGGAGAGCAGCAGCGGAGACTCGCCACTTGTTCAGTCTGACGAGGAGGAGGTACATGCTGACACTGCCCTCATGGGCCTCCCCGAAACAGAGGCGCTCAAAAGCTCAGACGACAGCGACACACAGGCCCCCTAG
- the dtnbp1a gene encoding dysbindin-A isoform X3: protein MFENFREKLQTVQQDFTSGIKTLSDKSKEAKVKKKQRDEYLPQYSAGVELLSRYEDTWVALHKRAKESAKSGETVDGEVVMLCAHWEKRRGAVLELQEQLQQIPTFLSDLETITSRIAHLEADFEEMESRLVYLEDLCAQCEHQRFKQFQILQLENYKKKKRKELESCKAELDAEHAQKVLEMEHAQQVKLKERQKYFEEAFQQDMEQYLSTGYLQITDRRDPLGSMSSMEVNVDLLEQMDLTDVSDHEALDVFLSSVGEESSAVSPDAGGPSLEPGSSPSDISLKVPSQSELRHNISSISSSCTDTVSGTTEGPDEEESSSGDSPLVQSDEEEVHADTALMGLPETEALKSSDDSDTQAP, encoded by the exons ATGTTTGAGAATTTCAGAGAGAAGCTGCAAACGGTGCAGCAGGACTTCACATCAGG AATCAAAACTCTGAGTGACAAGTCAAAGGAGGCTAAAGTAAAGAAGAAACAAAG AGATGAGTACCTTCCCCAATATTCTGCTGGAGTAGAATTACTCAGTCG ATATGAAGACACGTGGGTGGCTCTTCATAAACGGGCTAAAGAGAGTGCTAAGTCTGGTGAA ACAGTGGACGGGGAGGTTGTGATGCTGTGCGCACACTGGGAGAAGAGACGGGGAGCTGTGCTGGAGCTGCAGGAGCAACTACAGCAGATCCCGACTTTCCTCTCAGACCTGGAGACCATCACCTCACGTATCG CTCATCTGGAAGCTGACTTTGAGGAGATGGAGAGTCGTCTTGTATATCTGGAGGATTTGTGTGCTCAGTGTGAACATCAGCGCTTTAAGCAATTTCAGATACTGCAGCTGGAGAactataagaaaaagaaaag gaaAGAACTTGAGTCCTGCAAAG CGGAGCTCGATGCAGAACATGCCCAGAAAGTGCTGGAGATGGAGCATGCGCAGCAGGTCAAGCTAAAGGAGCGGCAGAAGTACTTTGAAGAGGCGTTTCAGCAAGACATGGAGCAGTACCTCTCCACAGGATACCTGCAGATCACCGACAGGAGAG ATCCATTAGGCAGTATGTCCTCAATGGAGGTGAATGTTGACCTGCTGGAGCAAATGGACCTGACAGATGTGTCTGACCACGAGGCTCTGGATGTTTTCCTCAGCTCTGTAGGGGAAGAAAGCAGCGCTGTGTCTCCCGATGCAG GAGGCCCTTCTCTAGAGCCCGGCTCATCTCCATCTGACATCAGCCTGAAGGTGCCCTCACAGAGCGAGCTCCGGCACAACATCTCCTCCATCTCCTCATCCTGCACCGACACCGTCAGCGGCACCACCGAAGGTCCAGACGAAGAGGAGAGCAGCAGCGGAGACTCGCCACTTGTTCAGTCTGACGAGGAGGAGGTACATGCTGACACTGCCCTCATGGGCCTCCCCGAAACAGAGGCGCTCAAAAGCTCAGACGACAGCGACACACAGGCCCCCTAG
- the dtnbp1a gene encoding dysbindin-A isoform X2, producing MFENFREKLQTVQQDFTSGIKTLSDKSKEAKVKKKQRDEYLPQYSAGVELLSRYEDTWVALHKRAKESAKSGETVDGEVVMLCAHWEKRRGAVLELQEQLQQIPTFLSDLETITSRIAHLEADFEEMESRLVYLEDLCAQCEHQRFKQFQILQLENYKKKKRKELESCKAELDAEHAQKVLEMEHAQQVKLKERQKYFEEAFQQDMEQYLSTGYLQITDRRDPLGSMSSMEVNVDLLEQMDLTDVSDHEALDVFLSSVGEESSAVSPDAAGGPSLEPGSSPSDISLKVPSQSELRHNISSISSSCTDTVSGTTEGPDEEESSSGDSPLVQSDEEEVHADTALMGLPETEALKSSDDSDTQAP from the exons ATGTTTGAGAATTTCAGAGAGAAGCTGCAAACGGTGCAGCAGGACTTCACATCAGG AATCAAAACTCTGAGTGACAAGTCAAAGGAGGCTAAAGTAAAGAAGAAACAAAG AGATGAGTACCTTCCCCAATATTCTGCTGGAGTAGAATTACTCAGTCG ATATGAAGACACGTGGGTGGCTCTTCATAAACGGGCTAAAGAGAGTGCTAAGTCTGGTGAA ACAGTGGACGGGGAGGTTGTGATGCTGTGCGCACACTGGGAGAAGAGACGGGGAGCTGTGCTGGAGCTGCAGGAGCAACTACAGCAGATCCCGACTTTCCTCTCAGACCTGGAGACCATCACCTCACGTATCG CTCATCTGGAAGCTGACTTTGAGGAGATGGAGAGTCGTCTTGTATATCTGGAGGATTTGTGTGCTCAGTGTGAACATCAGCGCTTTAAGCAATTTCAGATACTGCAGCTGGAGAactataagaaaaagaaaag gaaAGAACTTGAGTCCTGCAAAG CGGAGCTCGATGCAGAACATGCCCAGAAAGTGCTGGAGATGGAGCATGCGCAGCAGGTCAAGCTAAAGGAGCGGCAGAAGTACTTTGAAGAGGCGTTTCAGCAAGACATGGAGCAGTACCTCTCCACAGGATACCTGCAGATCACCGACAGGAGAG ATCCATTAGGCAGTATGTCCTCAATGGAGGTGAATGTTGACCTGCTGGAGCAAATGGACCTGACAGATGTGTCTGACCACGAGGCTCTGGATGTTTTCCTCAGCTCTGTAGGGGAAGAAAGCAGCGCTGTGTCTCCCGATGCAG CAGGAGGCCCTTCTCTAGAGCCCGGCTCATCTCCATCTGACATCAGCCTGAAGGTGCCCTCACAGAGCGAGCTCCGGCACAACATCTCCTCCATCTCCTCATCCTGCACCGACACCGTCAGCGGCACCACCGAAGGTCCAGACGAAGAGGAGAGCAGCAGCGGAGACTCGCCACTTGTTCAGTCTGACGAGGAGGAGGTACATGCTGACACTGCCCTCATGGGCCTCCCCGAAACAGAGGCGCTCAAAAGCTCAGACGACAGCGACACACAGGCCCCCTAG
- the dtnbp1a gene encoding dysbindin-A isoform X11: MSTSGTLGSSMRDSSELDAEHAQKVLEMEHAQQVKLKERQKYFEEAFQQDMEQYLSTGYLQITDRRGSMSSMEVNVDLLEQMDLTDVSDHEALDVFLSSVGEESSAVSPDAGGPSLEPGSSPSDISLKVPSQSELRHNISSISSSCTDTVSGTTEGPDEEESSSGDSPLVQSDEEEVHADTALMGLPETEALKSSDDSDTQAP; the protein is encoded by the exons ATGTCCACGTCGGGAACTCTGGGCAGCAGCATGAGAGATTCTT CGGAGCTCGATGCAGAACATGCCCAGAAAGTGCTGGAGATGGAGCATGCGCAGCAGGTCAAGCTAAAGGAGCGGCAGAAGTACTTTGAAGAGGCGTTTCAGCAAGACATGGAGCAGTACCTCTCCACAGGATACCTGCAGATCACCGACAGGAGAG GCAGTATGTCCTCAATGGAGGTGAATGTTGACCTGCTGGAGCAAATGGACCTGACAGATGTGTCTGACCACGAGGCTCTGGATGTTTTCCTCAGCTCTGTAGGGGAAGAAAGCAGCGCTGTGTCTCCCGATGCAG GAGGCCCTTCTCTAGAGCCCGGCTCATCTCCATCTGACATCAGCCTGAAGGTGCCCTCACAGAGCGAGCTCCGGCACAACATCTCCTCCATCTCCTCATCCTGCACCGACACCGTCAGCGGCACCACCGAAGGTCCAGACGAAGAGGAGAGCAGCAGCGGAGACTCGCCACTTGTTCAGTCTGACGAGGAGGAGGTACATGCTGACACTGCCCTCATGGGCCTCCCCGAAACAGAGGCGCTCAAAAGCTCAGACGACAGCGACACACAGGCCCCCTAG
- the dtnbp1a gene encoding dysbindin-A isoform X10, with translation MSTSGTLGSSMRDSSELDAEHAQKVLEMEHAQQVKLKERQKYFEEAFQQDMEQYLSTGYLQITDRRGSMSSMEVNVDLLEQMDLTDVSDHEALDVFLSSVGEESSAVSPDAAGGPSLEPGSSPSDISLKVPSQSELRHNISSISSSCTDTVSGTTEGPDEEESSSGDSPLVQSDEEEVHADTALMGLPETEALKSSDDSDTQAP, from the exons ATGTCCACGTCGGGAACTCTGGGCAGCAGCATGAGAGATTCTT CGGAGCTCGATGCAGAACATGCCCAGAAAGTGCTGGAGATGGAGCATGCGCAGCAGGTCAAGCTAAAGGAGCGGCAGAAGTACTTTGAAGAGGCGTTTCAGCAAGACATGGAGCAGTACCTCTCCACAGGATACCTGCAGATCACCGACAGGAGAG GCAGTATGTCCTCAATGGAGGTGAATGTTGACCTGCTGGAGCAAATGGACCTGACAGATGTGTCTGACCACGAGGCTCTGGATGTTTTCCTCAGCTCTGTAGGGGAAGAAAGCAGCGCTGTGTCTCCCGATGCAG CAGGAGGCCCTTCTCTAGAGCCCGGCTCATCTCCATCTGACATCAGCCTGAAGGTGCCCTCACAGAGCGAGCTCCGGCACAACATCTCCTCCATCTCCTCATCCTGCACCGACACCGTCAGCGGCACCACCGAAGGTCCAGACGAAGAGGAGAGCAGCAGCGGAGACTCGCCACTTGTTCAGTCTGACGAGGAGGAGGTACATGCTGACACTGCCCTCATGGGCCTCCCCGAAACAGAGGCGCTCAAAAGCTCAGACGACAGCGACACACAGGCCCCCTAG
- the dtnbp1a gene encoding dysbindin-A isoform X7: MFENFREKLQTVQQDFTSGIKTLSDKSKEAKVKKKQRDEYLPQYSAGVELLSRYEDTWVALHKRAKESAKSGETVDGEVVMLCAHWEKRRGAVLELQEQLQQIPTFLSDLETITSRIAHLEADFEEMESRLVYLEDLCAQCEHQRFKQFQILQLENYKKKKRKELESCKAELDAEHAQKVLEMEHAQQVKLKERQKYFEEAFQQDMEQYLSTGYLQITDRRGSMSSMEVNVDLLEQMDLTDVSDHEALDVFLSSVGEESSAVSPDAGGPSLEPGSSPSDISLKVPSQSELRHNISSISSSCTDTVSGTTEGPDEEESSSGDSPLVQSDEEEVHADTALMGLPETEALKSSDDSDTQAP; this comes from the exons ATGTTTGAGAATTTCAGAGAGAAGCTGCAAACGGTGCAGCAGGACTTCACATCAGG AATCAAAACTCTGAGTGACAAGTCAAAGGAGGCTAAAGTAAAGAAGAAACAAAG AGATGAGTACCTTCCCCAATATTCTGCTGGAGTAGAATTACTCAGTCG ATATGAAGACACGTGGGTGGCTCTTCATAAACGGGCTAAAGAGAGTGCTAAGTCTGGTGAA ACAGTGGACGGGGAGGTTGTGATGCTGTGCGCACACTGGGAGAAGAGACGGGGAGCTGTGCTGGAGCTGCAGGAGCAACTACAGCAGATCCCGACTTTCCTCTCAGACCTGGAGACCATCACCTCACGTATCG CTCATCTGGAAGCTGACTTTGAGGAGATGGAGAGTCGTCTTGTATATCTGGAGGATTTGTGTGCTCAGTGTGAACATCAGCGCTTTAAGCAATTTCAGATACTGCAGCTGGAGAactataagaaaaagaaaag gaaAGAACTTGAGTCCTGCAAAG CGGAGCTCGATGCAGAACATGCCCAGAAAGTGCTGGAGATGGAGCATGCGCAGCAGGTCAAGCTAAAGGAGCGGCAGAAGTACTTTGAAGAGGCGTTTCAGCAAGACATGGAGCAGTACCTCTCCACAGGATACCTGCAGATCACCGACAGGAGAG GCAGTATGTCCTCAATGGAGGTGAATGTTGACCTGCTGGAGCAAATGGACCTGACAGATGTGTCTGACCACGAGGCTCTGGATGTTTTCCTCAGCTCTGTAGGGGAAGAAAGCAGCGCTGTGTCTCCCGATGCAG GAGGCCCTTCTCTAGAGCCCGGCTCATCTCCATCTGACATCAGCCTGAAGGTGCCCTCACAGAGCGAGCTCCGGCACAACATCTCCTCCATCTCCTCATCCTGCACCGACACCGTCAGCGGCACCACCGAAGGTCCAGACGAAGAGGAGAGCAGCAGCGGAGACTCGCCACTTGTTCAGTCTGACGAGGAGGAGGTACATGCTGACACTGCCCTCATGGGCCTCCCCGAAACAGAGGCGCTCAAAAGCTCAGACGACAGCGACACACAGGCCCCCTAG
- the dtnbp1a gene encoding dysbindin-A isoform X9, with protein MSTSGTLGSSMRDSSELDAEHAQKVLEMEHAQQVKLKERQKYFEEAFQQDMEQYLSTGYLQITDRRDPLGSMSSMEVNVDLLEQMDLTDVSDHEALDVFLSSVGEESSAVSPDAGGPSLEPGSSPSDISLKVPSQSELRHNISSISSSCTDTVSGTTEGPDEEESSSGDSPLVQSDEEEVHADTALMGLPETEALKSSDDSDTQAP; from the exons ATGTCCACGTCGGGAACTCTGGGCAGCAGCATGAGAGATTCTT CGGAGCTCGATGCAGAACATGCCCAGAAAGTGCTGGAGATGGAGCATGCGCAGCAGGTCAAGCTAAAGGAGCGGCAGAAGTACTTTGAAGAGGCGTTTCAGCAAGACATGGAGCAGTACCTCTCCACAGGATACCTGCAGATCACCGACAGGAGAG ATCCATTAGGCAGTATGTCCTCAATGGAGGTGAATGTTGACCTGCTGGAGCAAATGGACCTGACAGATGTGTCTGACCACGAGGCTCTGGATGTTTTCCTCAGCTCTGTAGGGGAAGAAAGCAGCGCTGTGTCTCCCGATGCAG GAGGCCCTTCTCTAGAGCCCGGCTCATCTCCATCTGACATCAGCCTGAAGGTGCCCTCACAGAGCGAGCTCCGGCACAACATCTCCTCCATCTCCTCATCCTGCACCGACACCGTCAGCGGCACCACCGAAGGTCCAGACGAAGAGGAGAGCAGCAGCGGAGACTCGCCACTTGTTCAGTCTGACGAGGAGGAGGTACATGCTGACACTGCCCTCATGGGCCTCCCCGAAACAGAGGCGCTCAAAAGCTCAGACGACAGCGACACACAGGCCCCCTAG
- the dtnbp1a gene encoding dysbindin-A isoform X8 translates to MSTSGTLGSSMRDSSELDAEHAQKVLEMEHAQQVKLKERQKYFEEAFQQDMEQYLSTGYLQITDRRDPLGSMSSMEVNVDLLEQMDLTDVSDHEALDVFLSSVGEESSAVSPDAAGGPSLEPGSSPSDISLKVPSQSELRHNISSISSSCTDTVSGTTEGPDEEESSSGDSPLVQSDEEEVHADTALMGLPETEALKSSDDSDTQAP, encoded by the exons ATGTCCACGTCGGGAACTCTGGGCAGCAGCATGAGAGATTCTT CGGAGCTCGATGCAGAACATGCCCAGAAAGTGCTGGAGATGGAGCATGCGCAGCAGGTCAAGCTAAAGGAGCGGCAGAAGTACTTTGAAGAGGCGTTTCAGCAAGACATGGAGCAGTACCTCTCCACAGGATACCTGCAGATCACCGACAGGAGAG ATCCATTAGGCAGTATGTCCTCAATGGAGGTGAATGTTGACCTGCTGGAGCAAATGGACCTGACAGATGTGTCTGACCACGAGGCTCTGGATGTTTTCCTCAGCTCTGTAGGGGAAGAAAGCAGCGCTGTGTCTCCCGATGCAG CAGGAGGCCCTTCTCTAGAGCCCGGCTCATCTCCATCTGACATCAGCCTGAAGGTGCCCTCACAGAGCGAGCTCCGGCACAACATCTCCTCCATCTCCTCATCCTGCACCGACACCGTCAGCGGCACCACCGAAGGTCCAGACGAAGAGGAGAGCAGCAGCGGAGACTCGCCACTTGTTCAGTCTGACGAGGAGGAGGTACATGCTGACACTGCCCTCATGGGCCTCCCCGAAACAGAGGCGCTCAAAAGCTCAGACGACAGCGACACACAGGCCCCCTAG
- the dtnbp1a gene encoding dysbindin-A isoform X4: MFENFREKLQTVQQDFTSGIKTLSDKSKEAKVKKKQRRDEYLPQYSAGVELLSRYEDTWVALHKRAKESAKSGETVDGEVVMLCAHWEKRRGAVLELQEQLQQIPTFLSDLETITSRIAHLEADFEEMESRLVYLEDLCAQCEHQRFKQFQILQLENYKKKKRKELESCKAELDAEHAQKVLEMEHAQQVKLKERQKYFEEAFQQDMEQYLSTGYLQITDRRGSMSSMEVNVDLLEQMDLTDVSDHEALDVFLSSVGEESSAVSPDAAGGPSLEPGSSPSDISLKVPSQSELRHNISSISSSCTDTVSGTTEGPDEEESSSGDSPLVQSDEEEVHADTALMGLPETEALKSSDDSDTQAP; this comes from the exons ATGTTTGAGAATTTCAGAGAGAAGCTGCAAACGGTGCAGCAGGACTTCACATCAGG AATCAAAACTCTGAGTGACAAGTCAAAGGAGGCTAAAGTAAAGAAGAAACAAAG AAGAGATGAGTACCTTCCCCAATATTCTGCTGGAGTAGAATTACTCAGTCG ATATGAAGACACGTGGGTGGCTCTTCATAAACGGGCTAAAGAGAGTGCTAAGTCTGGTGAA ACAGTGGACGGGGAGGTTGTGATGCTGTGCGCACACTGGGAGAAGAGACGGGGAGCTGTGCTGGAGCTGCAGGAGCAACTACAGCAGATCCCGACTTTCCTCTCAGACCTGGAGACCATCACCTCACGTATCG CTCATCTGGAAGCTGACTTTGAGGAGATGGAGAGTCGTCTTGTATATCTGGAGGATTTGTGTGCTCAGTGTGAACATCAGCGCTTTAAGCAATTTCAGATACTGCAGCTGGAGAactataagaaaaagaaaag gaaAGAACTTGAGTCCTGCAAAG CGGAGCTCGATGCAGAACATGCCCAGAAAGTGCTGGAGATGGAGCATGCGCAGCAGGTCAAGCTAAAGGAGCGGCAGAAGTACTTTGAAGAGGCGTTTCAGCAAGACATGGAGCAGTACCTCTCCACAGGATACCTGCAGATCACCGACAGGAGAG GCAGTATGTCCTCAATGGAGGTGAATGTTGACCTGCTGGAGCAAATGGACCTGACAGATGTGTCTGACCACGAGGCTCTGGATGTTTTCCTCAGCTCTGTAGGGGAAGAAAGCAGCGCTGTGTCTCCCGATGCAG CAGGAGGCCCTTCTCTAGAGCCCGGCTCATCTCCATCTGACATCAGCCTGAAGGTGCCCTCACAGAGCGAGCTCCGGCACAACATCTCCTCCATCTCCTCATCCTGCACCGACACCGTCAGCGGCACCACCGAAGGTCCAGACGAAGAGGAGAGCAGCAGCGGAGACTCGCCACTTGTTCAGTCTGACGAGGAGGAGGTACATGCTGACACTGCCCTCATGGGCCTCCCCGAAACAGAGGCGCTCAAAAGCTCAGACGACAGCGACACACAGGCCCCCTAG